A single genomic interval of Lathyrus oleraceus cultivar Zhongwan6 chromosome 7, CAAS_Psat_ZW6_1.0, whole genome shotgun sequence harbors:
- the LOC127107348 gene encoding uncharacterized protein LOC127107348, producing the protein MGFDNECIINIQSLAGEYFCPVCRLLVFPNEALQSQCTHLYCKPCLTYVVSTTRACPYDGYLVTEADSKPLVETNKALAETIGKIAVHCLYHRSGCSWQGTLSECTSHCSGCTFGNSPVVCNRCGIQIVHSQVQEHAQTCSGVQGQVQQGGIAQDPSATGASAVASTDQNQVAAPVAATASQPVTSQSVVATSAAGHVSNQPPNLASQTQALGQAAVQPTADQWYQQQHYQQYYQQYPGQDQYQQQYQQYYPYQQSSVPQYQQAYVQPQPQPQPQPQSQSQAQPQAQGLSQPVSHVQTPAAPQSQNHMQVHQQPQQLQPAVQPHGQVSHPPGHGQAFPQPQSYPYSQVQPHSGQPQQNMQIPPYQQPHPQMQHPQPQNQQPVQKYPVPQPQVHSQMQPNAPVQHPSQPQMQSHLPMAPNVQSQGQNTMSHAVTGHHSYPQPLPHQNMQVGAPQSNMHLNPSSGQLQGQHPVQVQNQFPQQTPMMRPNQSHAMYPNQQVALLPPSLQGQSTPPLQPQPGYTPNQQTGQTNQRPILQPVQQILPQQPFAQHQTPMPSHLRPQGPPVHSFSKHAYPQSKGNIALSQNVVGRPSIPNHAGHVPPFAHSANTIPVRPGNQNMLVGTNNQVQSRAPEPIERQGDVTEQQTDSASGKLGKNELKSEKETRLKSTEVGSKQNSEDPHSVKTLGPNANAFENGDRLNKNVGKGEASESTKVQHDSNEHSVVHGNEIQGGPPLKTETIPSESETDKLHSDDTRTPRPPSGAADPAPAVSQTNGGHGPGIDEYRGMQSGGLAQPAHPAFQLRSSTVLTSQLPHPTGPNQPLSAANSSALLRNHGAAPALHSGQALNSMDNFQPTMFKQPAGSDVQFNIPGRSFQPQPHGPPAGPYNQVREPPFHTGASNLSRSGGPQFGAPPHGDMHSGMTANFPPHAPEGFGVQDERFKSFQIPSQQNIDRREFEDDLKKFPRHPLDAEPGSKYGNYSLGPHEAGKRPVGFHDDAIKKPNSNLHSGHLGPGPGYGIHPMDGMAPRSPGSEYMDMPSRRFGPLSGGLISKSGIDDFEGRTASRFVDSVGNAFRDGRFPHPPSHLHRDEFDGFGNFRMGEHPRRGNFTGQDEFAGHFQRGENLGPHNFPRHLRLGERIGFGDHPGHMRAFELSGSRSFESFTQGSRPGHPQLGEPGFRSSFSLTGFNNDTGFLNRDSRLFDNPRRRKAISTGWCRICKIDCETVEGLELHSQTREHQKMAMDVVKAIKQNAKKQKLIPSEQSSIEDGNRTRATGFEGHGNKH; encoded by the exons ATGGGTTTTGATAATGAGTGCATAATTAATATTCAATCTCTTGCTGGAGAGTATTTTTGTCCTGTTTGTCGCCTTCTCGTGTTTCCGAATGAAGCTTTGCAGTCACAATGTACTCATTTATATTGCAAGCCGTGTTTGACGTATGTAGTGAGTACTACCAGGGCTTGTCCTTATGATGGTTATTTGGTGACCGAAGCTGATTCCAAG CCTTTGGTAGAGACGAATAAGGCACTTGCTGAAACTATTGGGAAAATAGCAGTTCATTGCTTGTATCATAGGAGTGGATGCTCATGGCAAGGAACTTTGTCTGAGTGTACATCGCATTGTTCTGGATGTACTTTTGGCAACTCTCCTGTTGTTTGCAACAGGTGTGGGATTCAAATAGTGCACAGTCAAGTTCAAGAACATGCACAAACTTGTTCT GGCGTGCAAGGTCAGGTACAGCAGGGGGGCATTGCCCAGGACCCTTCAGCTACCGGTGCTTCTGCTGTTGCATCTACCGATCAAAACCAGGTTGCGGCTCCAGTTGCAGCAACAGCTTCACAACCAGTGACTTCTCAATCAGTGGTTGCAACTAGTGCAGCTGGGCATGTTTCAAATCAGCCACCCAACCTGGCATCTCAAACCCAAGCTTTAGGCCAAGCGGCTGTGCAGCCAACAGCAGATCAATGGTATCAGCAGCAACACTATCAACAATATTACCAGCAATACCCTGGACAAGATCAATACCAACAGCAGTATCAGCAGTATTACCCTTATCAACAGTCTTCTGTTCCACAATACCAACAGGCCTATGTCCAGCCACAGCCACAGCCACAGCCACAGCCCCAGTCGCAGTCTCAAGCACAGCCTCAGGCTCAAGGACTGTCTCAACCAGTTTCACATGTGCAGACTCCTGCagctccacaatctcagaatcaTATGCAAGTTCACCAACAACCACAGCAGCTTCAACCTGCTGTACAGCCTCATGGGCAGGTGAGTCACCCACCTGGCCATGGTCAAGCCTTCCCTCAGCCTCAGTCTTATCCTTACTCCCAAGTTCAGCCTCATTCTGGGCAACCCCAACAAAATATGCAAATCCCTCCTTATCAGCAACCTCATCCTCAAATGCAGCATCCACAACCTCAAAATCAGCAACCAGTTCAGAAGTATCCTGTTCCTCAACCTCAAGTACATTCACAAATGCAACCTAATGCTCCAGTTCAACATCCTTCTCAGCCTCAGATGCAATCTCACCTGCCCATGGCTCCTAATGTACAATCTCAAGGGCAAAATACAATGTCACATGCAGTTACAGGTCATCACTCTTATCCCCAACCTCTGCCTCATCAGAATATGCAAGTGGGAGCCCCTCAATCTAACATGCACTTGAATCCTTCAAGTGGGCAGCTCCAGGGCCAGCATCCTGTCCAGGTGCAGAATCAGTTTCCTCAGCAAACTCCAATGATGCGCCCAAATCAGTCTCATGCTATGTATCCTAATCAGCAGGTAGCTTTGTTGCCTCCATCTCTTCAAGGTCAAAGCACCCCTCCTCTGCAACCGCAGCCAGGATACACTCCTAATCAGCAAACTGGACAAACCAACCAACGTCCTATTTTGCAACCGGTTCAACAAATATTACCTCAGCAACCATTTGCACAACACCAGACCCCAATGCCATCTCATCTTCGACCTCAAGGTCCTCCAGTACATTCATTTTCCAAGCATGCTTATCCCCAGTCCAAGGGTAATATCGCACTATCTCAAAATGTCGTTGGAAGGCCTTCAATTCCCAATCATGCAGGACACGTACCGCCATTTGCACACTCTGCCAATACAATTCCTGTTAGACCAGGGAATCAGAATATGTTGGTTGGGACCAATAATCAAGTGCAGTCAAGGGCACCAGAACCAATTGAAAGACAAGGTGATGTCACTGAGCAACAAACTGACTCTGCCTCGGGGAAACTTGGAAAAAATGAGTTGAAATCTGAAAAAGAAACAAGGTTGAAATCCACTGAGGTTGGGAGTAAGCAAAATAGTGAAGATCCACACTCTGTGAAGACTTTAGGCCCAAATGCTAATGCATTTGAAAATGGTGATAGGTTGAATAAGAATGTTGGAAAGGGTGAGGCTTCTGAAAGCACCAAGGTTCAACATGATAGTAATGAGCATTCTGTTGTACATGGCAATGAGATTCAAGGTGGACCTCCACTGAAGACAGAGACAATACCCTCTGAATCGGAAACTGATAAACTGCACAGTGATGATACTCGTACTCCAAGGCCTCCTTCTGGTGCTGCCGATCCTGCACCAGCTGTCTCTCAGACCAATGGTGGTCACGGACCTGGCATTGATGAATATAGAGGAATGCAGTCCGGGGGCTTAGCTCAGCCAGCTCATCCAGCTTTCCAGCTGAGGTCTTCTACAGTTTTGACATCACAATTGCCACATCCAACAGGTCCAAATCAGCCTCTTTCTGCAGCAAACTCTTCAGCTCTTCTCAGGAATCATGGAGCTGCACCTGCACTTCATTCAGGACAGGCCTTAAACTCCATGGATAATTTTCAGCCAACCATGTTTAAGCAACCAGCTGGTTCTGATGTTCAGTTTAATATTCCAGGCCGCAGCTTTCAACCTCAGCCTCATGGACCTCCAGCAGGACCATATAACCAAGTTCGTGAACCACCTTTCCATACCGGAGCTTCCAATTTGTCTCGAAGCGGAGGACCACAGTTTGGTGCCCCACCACATGGAGATATGCACAGTGGAATGACAGCCAACTTTCCACCACATGCTCCTGAAGGTTTTGGTGTGCAGGATGAAAGGTTCAAATCTTTCCAAATTCCTAGTCAACAAAATATTGATCGGAGGGAGTTTGAAGATGATCTCAAGAAATTCCCCAGGCATCCTTTGGATGCTGAACCAGGTTCTAAATATGGAAATTATTCATTAGGTCCACATGAAGCTGGAAAGAGACCTGTTGGCTTTCATGATGATGCCATCAAGAAACCAAATTCAAATCTTCATTCTGGTCATCTTGGACCAGGTCCTGGATATGGGATACATCCTATGGATGGAATGGCTCCAAGAAGCCCTGGTAGTGAATACATGGATATGCCTTCCCGTAGATTTGGGCCCCTCTCTGGTGGTCTTATTAGCAAGTCAGGTATAGATGATTTTGAGGGCAGAACTGCAAGTCGATTTGTTGATTCAGTTGGCAATGCATTCCGTGATGGCCGGTTTCCTCATCCCCCTAGCCATTTGCATAGAGACGAGTTTGACGGTTTTGGTAATTTTCGAATGGGCGAACATCCAAGGAGGGGTAATTTCACTGGTCAGGACGAATTTGCTGGCCATTTCCAAAGGGGCGAAAATTTGGGTCCACATAATTTTCCTAGACATTTGCGGCTGGGGGAGCGTATTGGTTTTGGTGATCATCCTGGTCATATGCGAGCCTTTGAACTTAGTGGTTCTCGGAGTTTTGAATCTTTTACCCAAGGCAGCAGGCCAGGTCATCCGCAGCTTGGTGAACCTGGGTTTAGGAGCAGCTTTTCCCTCACAGGATTTAATAACGACACTGGATTCTTAAAC AGAGATTCCCGGTTGTTTGATAATCCGAGGAGAAGAAAGGCCATCAGTACGGGGTGGTGCCGGATATGTAAAATTGACTGTGAAACAGTTGAAGGTTTGGAATTGCATTCTCAAACAAGGGAGCACCAGAAGATGGCCATGGATGTAGTTAAAGCAATCAAACAAAATGCGAAGAAACAGAAATT AATACCCAGCGAACAATCCTCCATTGAAGATGGAAATAGAACAAGGGCTACTGGTTTTGAGGGTCATGGAAATAAGCATTAA